The following DNA comes from Vicugna pacos chromosome 13, VicPac4, whole genome shotgun sequence.
GTGAGCAGGCAGTCTTCCAGAGGACGCGAGGCTCCTCCACGCGGCCCCCACCGGAGCCAGGGTAGGGCAAAGAGGACATGGAGTTCTAGGAGGCAGGGGGGCAGCTCCGAGAGCAGGAAGGAGAATCCAGCCGGGAGGATGACAGGAAGTTTGGGctgcagggacacagaggcagtgTCTTTGTCACCTGGGTTGGGAGGCGTCAGTAGCAAAGTTGTATCTAACTGAGCGAGAACAGTGTCTTCCTGCTTCCTGAATTCTCCAAGAGGAACACTTGTGCTCTGGAACTTCACACTCAAACAATAAGCCCAAAGAGAACAGGTCCCTTGAGGGTCCCAGAAGTACCCAGTGAAGATCCGTCCTGTCAAATTTGGTTTCTTGGAATGGCAGCCTCATTTGTGAGTCCGAATGCTGCTGCAGATTTGAGCAAGACGGCtctgaaagaaaaaggagagaggtcATTTATAGGAGACGGTGCCAGGCACACTGGCCCAGGGAGCCACTCAGTCTGCTCAGGTAGCACTGGATTTGGGGTCAGGCAGGTCTGAGTGAATCTCAGCCCTCTGTTCTCTATTTGTAACACAAACCAATTAACCTTTCTGAATCTCCACTTCTCACCTGAACAAAGGTGCAAAATAACATCTCAAATGAGCCAGTGAAGGTAGAATTTGAAAACAGTATGCTGTCAGCCAGTTAATGACGGGGGTCAGCAGGTTCGTGGCTGGGTGTGCGTGATCTCTGCACTGGGCCTGCATTCTGTAGGACAAGTCTGGGAAAGCAGCTCCACCCTTGCCCCCTTCCTGGGATGTACCTTtcacctcccccgcccccctgcAGAGGATGCCACAGCTGTCAAATTTGTACCAAGCGCTCCCGTCCGCCACCGAAGACCATGCCGACGGCACCAGCGAGCCCTGTCTGACCAAAGCCGAGCTGCTTCAACACTTCTTAAGAATTTAAATGAGGACTGAAAGTGGACAGTCCACGTTGAACAACAGAGCCAGAGTGGCAAGTGTAGCTACCTAAAGCCACACGCAGAACCAAATTAAGGGAGAAAGAAGCAAGAGCCTTGTGGAGAAGGTTACCTGCTGAGAggggggtgaggggcaggagAAGTCCCTGCTCGGGCCCTAGAGACGAGCTCTGAGGGAGCGGGCGCACCAGCGCAGGGCCCCACAAACCCGCAGCGCTGGCGGTCCCCCCACTCAGAGGGCCTGGCTGGTCAGCATTTTCTCTGATTCTGTGGGATTCCTTGTAACAAGCCCCTTGCCCTGTTCCTAAACTTCTGTGAAGAAGTTTCAGTTCCTGGGGGTCAATGGCGCCCTAACATACAGGCACTGACTGCCTGAATGAGGCAGAACTTAGGCAGAATTTTGATCCTGTTGTGGAACTTCTGTGGCAGGCATTCCGGGATGGATCAAAACACATCAGTTTAGGGACAGAACTGCTGCCAGGCAAGCAGGTTAACAGTCAAAATCCCTTGGCGGAAAGACCACACAGTTGTAAATGTAAAGCACTAGCCGAGACCCAAAAGGCAATCCTAAGAACAGCTAAACCCAGAAGGTGACTGGAGGCATCCTAGTGCGGAGATGAGCACAAGACTTACGGAGAGCTTCTTAATGTTTCCCAGCGCCTCTGGATCCAGCTGCGCGATATCAATCCTCTGCAAGTCACTGGCCAATAACCGCATGCTCTGTGTGTGGGGGAAAGGGTTAAACTGGCACATGTCCCAGGGCAGGAATCTCCACCCAGCAGCCCAGTGTGTCCTGGGGGTCCACCTGATGTCCTGCCCTTGCGGTGGGGGGTGACCAAGCAGACAAGAGGGGGATTAGCCCTAAGGAGACAGTGACTTAGAATTGAGCCAGTGGCTGGATCTGCCTGACATCAGCTTAGAAATGCCCTGCAGACCTCATCTGAGATAAACCATCCCTCCCCCACAAGAGGTGAGGTCAGCAACTTGCTCTGCTCAGCCTGCTTCAGACCCCCTCGAAGGTATACAAGATGGAAGACACGGCTCACGCTCCCCTTTCTAGGCTAAACACACACCTCATAGTGCCTTCCTCTGCCCTGCCTTTAGTATCTCCATTACCGCACTCATCTCATGATGTTATGGTTAATTGGGAGCCTATCTTGACTGCAGAACTGCTTCTCAAAGGCAGGAATGTCTTCTATACTTCTTAAAACTGCTACCAGACAGGTGGGCAAATGTGCATGATGAACAAATGGAACCCAGAGCTGGGCAAGGATCTTCCCAGTCTGGAGCTCTAACCTGGGAGGGGAAACTGGGTTCTGAGTCCTACAGAACTGTGGAGATCAGGATCCATGCAACCAGAAGGACTCTGGGTTCTGGGGGAGAAGTGGATGGTGGACAAGAAAGAAAAACGCTGAGTAAGCAGCACACTGTGGCCTGACTTCCCTCTGGAACACTTACTTCTCCGCCTCCCACTGGCACGGTGAGGAAAATCTCTTTGCTGTCGGCAAGAGGGCTGCCATTCAGGGAAATGTTGTAAATCCGCTCTCTGGCTGCTGGAGTACGTAGGCCCGGGGTCTTGAAGACCCTAGAAAGTGGGAAAATCTCTGTAAGGATGGCTTGGCAGATCGAATGACACCAGGCGCTATGAGCTCTTCCAAACCCCATCTGGCCTCAAGCTGCAATTTTCAAATCACATTTCTAAGAAGGCGAGTTCTAAATTTAGGGTTAAAAAGCAGTAATGACTACACACAGCTGGAGAGAGGAGGTTGTAATTATCAAACATACATCTAGCGAAGTCAGTTCttatccatgtaaattttaggtcCAAAGCTCCATATGGATGccagtcatccatccatccatccatccatccatccatccacaagGCCAGAAATAAACTGTGGTTAATGTATGTCCAAGAGCGGATAAGTGCTTCCATCAAGAGGAATTTGCCAGGGTCAAAGGAGGATGATTCAGAGATGACATCATTATATTAATTCCCAAACTGACTTTCTCAAGACCTTTAAAATGTTGCCATCTGTTTTCCCCTAAATGTCCTTTGCTATATGCTCATGGGGAAAAACAAACAGTtaagggagagtgagaattagaAGTAGATGGTAAGTCTTTCTCACTCTCCTCACCCCAGATAAGCACTCTCAGCTCCTTATGCATCCTTCTAGACACTTCTGTCAAAAGGGACCACCCAGGACACGCTGTTCTGCAACCTGTTCGGAGATGCTCCTGCTCATGAAGCTCTTTCCCATCAGCACATGCAGATCCACCTACTTTTTAATGGCCATCAGCACTTCCTGTCTAGGTGACTAGCGCTATGGAAGGGATTAATTTACAATACAAGAACATCCTTGTTTATATTAGTCTCCCAAAAGGTGGTGTTAGTTTTCACTCCTATCAAGGGTATGGGAGAGTATCTGCCCATTAAAAAAGAGCTTGATCAGAATCAGAAAAGACCAAAATAGTTACTATCAGCCTCCTATCATCAGAGACAGGCTTGTCTCCTCCCTCATCAGATGAAAAAATCATTTTGTCACTGAAAACAGGTGACCTCGCACTCAGGGGAGAGGCGAACACTGGGAGGCCCAGGTGGCTCCCCTCCTCTGAGAGGGCCTCCTAGTATTTTCTTAAACACCCTTCTTTTGGATGGATGTCGAATGTTGGGCTCCCATCAAAATCTAAGGGAAGTGCTGCTCGCAGTACTCACCTTGAGTCAAACCTGGGTGTCAGGCCCGGAGTTGGTTTCACCATAGACAACTCCAGTCGGCCCACAGCTGGGGTAACGGTGGTACAATGGCTTGACCTACAGGTGAGAAACAGCCATCAGAGGTGAGCCAACTCTCAGGTCCAGAGACAGCAGCCGCAGAGGCAGGTACCGCTTGGAGAGCTCGGACCTGGAGGGACTGTCCTGGGCACCTTACACACATCAACTCATGCAGCCCTTCCAGCCGCCCTGTGAGAAGCACCACTATCATCCTCATATCCAGATGCAGAAACCCAGGCAGACtgagttaagtaatttgccccagATTACACAGCCACTGAGGGCAGAGCCAGAACTTGGAACCCAGGCAGTCAGCCTCCAGAATCTGACTTCTCAATCAAGCTAACAGAACATGAGGAAAGAGACAGTCCCTCAGCAACCTACAGGCCTGTGGCTGGAGCTCTCGTCCTCTGGCCAGGCAGCTACCACAGCCCAGGGAGAAATGGGAGGGGCTCACCCCTTCCCATGCACGCCCCAGTGACTACTTTCCTGAGCTGGCTGAGATGCAGATCCTCTCCCCGACTTCCAACATAAGCAAGCCAAGTCCATGGCGATTCATGACTTAGCAGGACCAGGAGGATACTTTCAAGAAACTAACTACACGGAGGTGACAGCCACTTTGTGCCCGACTGTGCAGTAGCTCTGCATGTGGACTGTCGGTCAACTGACTAGGCAGTGCTTACTGTGTTTCTGACTCAATCCCCCTGTttgcattcaaaaaaaaaaagttggggaggACAGAGAATGTGGGCAGGAAGAACTGGAGGCGGTGTTGGGTAAGCTCACTTCTACAGGCTCCTCAGCTCGGATCCTCAAGGATCCAACGATGTTAAGCTCTGCTTAAATACGAGTCACAAAAGCCCTTTCATCGCCTGTTTCTGCCATGATGAACGTGGCTCTCcaataaaaccaaaaacatatCTAAATTTGGAAAACCTGTTaccttttatttttgctttttccttgtaTGGACCGAGTTCTCTTCTTGGATGGAGGACACCTTTTAACCTGAAGTCACAATCAAATGAAACTGAGGTTACAAAAAGCCCTGCAAGGAAAGGTAAGGGAGAGGGGTACCAGCTCTGGGAAAGAAATCTAATACTGAACATCAGAAGGTCTATCTCAGAGAATCCCGTGACTTAAATAATACAGAACATAACTGAGCAATTGAGAATTTATACTGGCTGAGACTTCAAAATAGACGATTTCGACCAAGATTAAAAACTTTGACCAAGATTAAAAGTAACACTCTTTTGAACTGAGTGCAGCCTGGTTggtccccccaccctgccccaccccctcatAAAGTGCTGCCGTGAAGGTCACTAAGGGCACTGGGGTGCCCAGTCCGAGGAACCCTCAGCAAGTCCTCACCCTTGCTGAGTCCTCGGAGCTGCCTGCCAAGAATCACTCCTTACCTTCGGACAGTCCTTCCTTGTCTTCCAAGATCAACCCGCCACTCCCGCTTCCCTGGCTGGCCCTCTGTAGTCTGCCTCTCGAGCtgctctttctcccttcccttccagtGTCCATTCTCAGCCTCCCCCTCCACACTCTCCCTGCACAACCTTGACTCCCACACTGGTACAACCACCTAAAGATCTGGGAGTCAGTGTCTCTCAATCTCTTGCTTCTCCCCGAGCGCCAGGCTGAGACTTCTGTCTGGACTGGACACCCTGGGGAAGTAGTAAACACTCAGCATATCAAATGACTGACACATGAACTGCTCCCCTTCGCCCTAACCCTCCTGTGACCCCACATCCCATCAGATGGCAGTTGCCTAAGCTAGAAGCTACTCAGTTGCCTCTGGTCCCTCCTTTCCTCCAGCAATCTTGCCCACTCTTCCTTGTAAAACTTATCCCGAAgccattccttttctttttatacagTTAGTGTCTCAGTTCAAGAATTCAAGCAGCCTCACAACTGGTTTCCTTGTCTCTAGCTTTTCTCCCTCCTGTTTATCCTGAATATCGTTCTGAAATACCAATCTGGTCATGTCACTTACCATGACCTACTTCATGAAATTGCAACTTCCAAGCTGGGTGCACAAGGCTATTCATTATCTGGCCCCTGCTCTCCCCAGATTACCCTCATAGCTTATGTCCCAGCCATACCGAACTGCTTCCTGGTTCCTTAAACGGGCACGTTCATACCTcttcctggaatgcccttccctttcttctccagcTGGTGAAATCTCTCTCACTGTGTCCTACGGGGGGTTGGTAGGATTTAATCGCTTCCTTTTCTACGTTCCCTGCACTTTGTACACGCTTCTGTTACTGCTTTTGCTGTCAGCCATTTAAGTGGGATCTTCTCTACTAAACTCTGTGAGCtcggggggcagggggcaggggagagcACACAACAACACTGTGTTTTAAGTGTTTCCTCTTCTCCTGACAGTCTCCAGCCCTGAAGCTGATTGCCTACTTACTCGTGCGGTTTGAGGattcttatttttactttcttcctcctcttcttccattATCATGTCATCCACTTGCATTACCTTTCGTGCTATAAGAAAGTTTTAATAGAGTGATTTCCTCATGAGAACAAACTTGTATGCATTCAACATTTCTTATAGGAAATAAAACTTAGGCAATCTTAGGCTCTAATCAAGAAATAGATGTAATATAAAGATGACCTTAAAAAAGAGGGTTTAGACAAAGGAAACTAACAAGAGTGGTTAAGAAGCCCCGTGTAATGCCTTGTATGGGCAGCCCAGTATTCTGGTTAAGAGCATAGACCCTGGAGTCAGATGGCCTTGAGcctgaggcctggccctgccacTCACTAGGTCATATGGCTTTCGTGGTGATGCCTCACTTTACCTCATTTATAAAAGGGAAGAGTCACTTTATAGGGATATTATGAGGCCTAGAATGTATGCTCCATAAAAACAGGGTCTTTGTTATTTATTCCTGTATCCCCAAACCTAGAATTGTGCTTATAAgtgtttattaagtatttataGGATGAATGAATGTTAAGTCCTTTGGATGGTACTTGAACACACATTATAATAAGTATTACTACTTATTACAATGGTCATCTTAGGAGGAAGAGGAATTTGAGGGATGTTTAAGATGGATGATTCCAGAGGAGATAATaccaatttttaatatttaagggGTTGTCATAGAGAAGATAGCTCTATGGGACCTCAAAGGGCAGGACCATATTAATATGGAGATACCACAAGGAACTTTTGATTCAAAATTAGAACAAATGTTCTAACCACCATAGTGATAAAAGGTGGAGTGTCTCATTGCTAAATATGTACAACCATTGGCTAGAAAATCCCAAGCAGGGATTCAACAGAGAAATTCCACAGAGAAATTTAACTGTGAGAGGAGAGATTAGACTAAATgacttttaagcttttttttccccctaaactgATACAAGTAagaatataagtatatatatatatatatattttttttttttgatagcttACAATGTAACTGAAGTCCAGTGGTCAAGACAGCACAAAACCCATTTCTGTTGTTGTTTGGCATGGGTCCTAGTGTGTTTAGGTCCCATTGGCAAAATCAGAAACCCCACCCTGTCCTGCGTCCaccaagtcagaaaaaaaaaagtggaaatcaGAAAGCAAGCTGGAGTAAGACCTGGATGGTGTTTCTGGCCCTGCCTGGTGGAGAATGTGCCTGGTGGGCCAGCCCTGGAATTCAGGCCTCGGGTCAGGTCCATTCTCACAAAAGTTGGAATGCGTTGAGCTACCAGAGCTTGATAACAGCGACATCAGGTCCATAAGAGAGCCCATCCTGGCCTGAGCCTACGCTCACTAATTACAGCCTGGCTTCCCCAAAACTTTCCTTGTAGGACAGTGTTTCTCAGAGTGTGGGGCGTGTATGTGGGAGAATTTTACATGGATGGATCACTGAATTGAGTAACATGGAACTATGTGCTGAGGAAGCTGGTCCTTTCACAGCTGTCTCAGGGAGAGTCTCAGCTGGTCCTACCACGTCTTATAACACCTCTCTAAAGCGTGCTCATCTCTCTAACtcagggaaacaggcaggcaacaATGTTTGGTTTCCAGGAGTTTCCCGTCCCCCACCTTCCCTTTAGCTCACACATTGGTCTGCAGAGTTTTATTAGTTATCAGTCCCGCATACAATTAACTGAATACAGAGGCCAAAATCAAATTTCTGGATTTACAAGACTGAGGAGCAGACACTAGAAGGAAGAGTCTCCTCCAATGAGGCCTCCCTAAGCAGCTGGCCAACAACCCTGGCCTCAGCTCTCTCAGTTCAACAAGGGGTTTTGAAAAGTACTCACTTCTAGCAGATTTCAGGGGTGTCTGAATAGCTTCTGCTGttagtttgtttatttctgtGATATCCAGGTCAGCCTGTGACAAACACAGCCAGAAAACACTAGGTATATGCCATCAAATACAAGGAACaatattttaagattaaaaacaattcatttaaaaacatattctttGATACATATAAAAGATTATTACATGTTTGTTGTAACACAATATAATAAACTCTCATAAGCCTACCAGTCAACCCAAGGCCTAAAACATTGCCAATAATGTGCCTCTAGCTATGTATTTCTCcctgttcttatttcttttctctccccgTAAGGTAACCAGCCTCCTAACTCTGTCATTCCCCAGAGATAATCACtaccattccattttcttaaaacAAGGTTgagtctatgtgtgtgtgtatgtatttctcCAAAAATGTTTATGTGCTTAGACAGTATTTAACTTGATTTTGTTCTTGACCATTCTTTGTGGTTGCAGTTAATTTGTTTTCACTGCTATATAAAGTCTCACTCTGTGACTCTATCACAATGGATTTGCCCAATCTTCTGTTTACAgtcttttgctattacaaacgCTACTACTTTAGcgagaggagggtgtagctcagtggtagagtgcacgcttagcatgcaccaggtcctaggttcagttcccagtactacctcgaaaaataaataaataaacataattactacCCCCCCCTCAAAAAGAAACAATGCTGTACTTGATTTAATATAAGATGGAACAGACACTGGCTACCAAACATCTGGCCAGTGTGTCTGAGGAactgcatattttattttattaatttaaatagccacatgtggctggtggctattGTAACAGGCAGTACAGATCTACCAACTCTTTATTCTGCCTCCCCATCCTACAGCCTTCAGTCCTGGTACTCATACTGGGAGGAAGGAGGCGCGATGGGATGGGGAATCCGGAGAGTCCCAAGCAAGAGGAGAGCTTCTACAGTATGAAAGGATAAAGCAATTGGCCCTTTGTTATGTAGCAGGCCAGATCACCCGTCATGACCTAGAGACTTAAAGGAACCTGGACTTTGTACTTTCCCTGCAGAGGTCAGGGCAAATTGCTGCAAGAAACCTGCCAAAAGCAGAACTGTCTCCCTTTTTAGGGCTCAAAACTATTTGTCCTTCCTGTACTCAATATTTGACAACTGTAATTTTTTCATTTGACATAGATGATGTCCCCTATGGAACATCTTCCACAGTTAGCACCCACTGAACTTAAAAACTAATCCACAGTTTAAAAATAGGACAAGTCACTTACTGTTGCTGCCTCTTCCAGGGCCCGCTTGTTTCCTCCGAGGGCTTTGAAAAGAATATTTTGTTTAGTTACTGTCAGATTTTCATAATAAACCAATTTTCCCTAATACAATCAGTTATCACTCTAAAACTGGACCAGATTATGCCCTTGGCTCAACATTCAAGAAACTTTACAACCTACTCAAATCTTTCTCCAACCTCGACCCATTCCTCTCATGCCCTCTTCTAGGTTCCACCACACCAAAGTTCCTGTTATTTCCAAAGTGTGTCACTGTCTCTCATGACTCAGTGCCCTGGTACTTATTTCCTCTGCACAAAATACTCCTCTGCACCCAATGCATTTCTaattcatccttcaaaactcagCTCGAACCCCAAACTctgcttatttttctctcacaCAGATTGCTGCAATGTGCTGAACGGGTTGCTCACTCTCATCACACCCAACAAATGATTCAAGCTGTTGAAGTGCCCACCCAGACATTGAACTGAATTGCTTGGGGACAGAGATAATATCCATAGCTTCTGGCCAAAATATGTCATAGAGCAGGTATGtagtaaatgtgtgttgaatgatGAGATATTCGTAAGATTTAAACGTAGAATAAAAACTTAGGTTAGATCCTCCTGCTGGAAATACTAATAGTATCCTGTATAATAGTTAAGAACTCAGGCTCTGGAAACAGAATGCCTGGGTTCAAGTAGATTctgacactaatgaacttatgaGACCTTCATAATCttgtcatctataaaacaggaataatattaataattaacatAGTTCTTATGATAAAATTagttaatatatgcaaaacacttGGTACAACGCCTGTCTGGCAGAGGAAGCACTGTATAAACATGCTTACTGACCACTACCCTATTCTCTTTCGTAGTACTTATAGTTTTAATTATACAATCACGTCCAAATACTTCACATGATCCTTCTCTACTAACTTCTAAGTTCCTGGGGCAAGGACAATGTCTGTTTTATTTCCCGGTGCATCTTTAGCACCTAGCATTATGATTAACATAGGTTCAATGAACATTTGTAGAAATGcatgaataaattaataagtaaaaggGAAAGTCAAAAGGGTCATTAAATGTCTACTATGTGAGTAGAACATGCATTTTCTATTCAGGAAGGAGACTACATACTGAGTAATTAGCAATAAGGCAAATAGTTACAGAAAGGGTAACGCAGCAGAAAGGACAGCCTCTTGCATTTCCTTGGACATTTATCAAAGGAGTGGGGAAAAGGCTGGGATTTTTCTCTTGCCAGGAAGATTCTTGAGTCCTTGCACTTTACAATttcatttgtccatttttaaattggcaaTTCCCATAAGCTGCAGAAAGAGCTTCTTGAGGTTATCCTTCTGTCTGAGCTCTGGTAATAAATcaagttattcattcattcgtttttttttttaacggctggataaaaaaatcaaagaaaaaaagtacttCATGACACAAGAAATCAATGTGAAATTCACATTTCAGTGTGCCCATAAGTAAATTTTTCTTGGAATACAGCCACGCCCATTTATTACAGCTGTTTTGGAACTGTACACAGCAaagctgagtagttgcaacagagaaccctctggcccacaaagcctacaatatttactatctggtcctttagAGAAAACATTTGCCTACTGCAGAGGCGGATGAAGGTAAgagctatggagaaaaataaagcagggaggtGAGACAGAGAGCGGAGGTAAGGGGTAGGGCTGCAATTTCCTATAGCGACCATGGAGAACCAACTAAGAAGATGAAGGCTGTCATGGTAACCACAGAGGGGCTCCGGGCCCAGGCCTGGGGAAGCTCTAGCAGCTCTTACCAAAGTAGTCGAGCCAGTTCATCTCGCGCAGCGCCTTGGGGAGTCGCAGGATCTCGATGTTGTACAGGTTATCCATCTCCTTGAGGAGGTTCTGCCTGTCTGACTGAATTTGCTTGGATCGTATTTGCACTGAGAGAGGGCAGAGCGGACAGGACACAGGTCACCGGGCAGCAAATGGGGCCTGGAATCCGTGCTGCCTGAGCCCCAACTCGCCGCCAGCACTCAGTGATTGTCCCAGATGCCCGCGACGAGGCGGGCTCCGCCCCTTACCTTCACGAT
Coding sequences within:
- the CDCA8 gene encoding borealin, whose translation is MAPARKGGSRGAKTNSLRSRKLASFLKDFDREVQIRSKQIQSDRQNLLKEMDNLYNIEILRLPKALREMNWLDYFALGGNKRALEEAATADLDITEINKLTAEAIQTPLKSARTRKVMQVDDMIMEEEEEESKNKNPQTARVKRCPPSKKRTRSIQGKSKNKRSSHCTTVTPAVGRLELSMVKPTPGLTPRFDSRVFKTPGLRTPAARERIYNISLNGSPLADSKEIFLTVPVGGGESMRLLASDLQRIDIAQLDPEALGNIKKLSSRLAQICSSIRTHK